GACGATGTCATGAGATGTTTCGAATGGAAAAACATGTTTTTTGTAAACTATGTGATAGATTGAGAAGTTATGGACTAAAATCTAGTGAAGGTGTGAGACTAGAAGAGTCAGTTGgtatgtttatgatgattttaGGACATGGTGCAGGAAATAGAAtgattcaagagcattttcaacaTTCAGGTGAAACTGTTAGTAGATAATTTTCAAATGTATTGGAAAAAATGAGTATGTTTGCTTTGGATGAAATTAGACCACCTGAAAATTTTGATGAAGTCCCATATTATATACGAAACAATCCTAGATATTGGTCATACTTTAAGGTATGAATACGTCATCtccatatgcatatatatatatatatattttaactcCCTATGTAGattttgattttatattttttatcaaATTGTTATTAATAGGATTGTATTGGAGCAATAGACGGAACACATGTTCGAGTTTCACTTCCAGTAGATAAACAAATACCATACATTGGAAGAAAGGGTTGTCCTACACAAAATATTATGGATGTATGTGGATTTGATATGTTATTCACATTTGTATGGGCGGGTTGGGAAGGAACATCACATGATACTCGTATATTTCTTGAAGCATTAAGAAATACACATCTTAATTTTCCTAAACCACCCAATGGTATGTTGTaatcatttatattatttttgtgaatatgatttgaaattttttaaaaatgataattttttttattgcagGTAAGTATTACTTAGTTGATACAGGGTATTCAAATATGAAAGGTTATTTAGCTCCATATAAAGGGACAAGATACCATCTTCCTCAATTTCAACAAGGTAGTCAACCTAGTGGCTCTAAAGAAGTATTTAACCACGCTCATTCATCATTGTGCAGTGTTATTGAACGTTGTTTTGGTGTATGGAAAGCacgatgggaaattttgcaacgAATGCCAAATTATAAGTTTGATAAACAAGTAGCTATTGTTACAGCTTCAATGGCTTTACATAATTTTATCAGGAGAGAGACCATTAATGACATAGAGTTCGCATCTTGtgatgaagcaaatgatgattTTGTAAATGACGGTGACCCAAATATTAACTTAGTAAGAGATGAGACTGAAATGTGAGTTATTCGTGATAAAATCGTAGCTGAACTCATGCTTAGATAAACAtgagtattaatttttttttttttatgattatgtaaTAATTAAAGATTTATTTTTGTGCACATGGTTAATTTtgcttatattattatttttattttttatgattgcaaaaaaaaaaaattattattattgttatttttatggACAAAATTGACATATATTATTTTGTAAGAGCTTTTATATTATACTTACCAAACACTTTCAAAAGCTCTTTAATGGAAAAAAAGCTCTTTTAAAACATAAATCCAAACACTAATTTAAAAGCTCAAACTTTTACTTCTCTTCTTCTAGTGtccaaaagtaaaagtaaaagctatCCCAAACAAGCCATAATTCTATTGGCGGTTTCTGTGACGCAAAATTTATAAGGGTGGGTTTAGTGTAAGGAGTTCAAAATTATAAGAATATTAGGGAGGATaagattatttaaaaatttgtaaATTGTATTTGGTTGTGGATGAGAATATTTAGTCGGATTTTTGTTAACTGGATTATATTGTTTGATTGAACgtttaaattttataattattttaaaaaaattaattgaagtATGAAATTCGGTTCGTTCTTGGATATGGATGATAATGTATATACTATATATAAATGCAATTAATAATTATGAGGAAAgttattcaaaaataaataaataattggaggAAAGAAATATGATGCATATATATACacgtatatatattataaaattaagaaatgtAGCATTTTggcaacaaaagaaaaataaagaactgTAATTGTAACTAAATGTATAAATTCTATccatatatatactaggtaaaaaaaaaggtttggtaagttttaaagttataaaaatgattatttaaacatatatatatttttattatttttttaattatcatataaatttttaataaataaataatatcttaaaaataaataaaatatgttgaatataatatatgacataaatgtattgaaaaattagaacaaaacattgtttgtaattttaataaaaaccggctcattttttttaatatataatagaatgaattacagttctatagtatatataaatatttatatcaataatctctacatataagACATATAAAcacattgacatagatatatatacatatatatttacatggatacatatcatatatatataaattacaataatatttaaaaagaaattaataatagaataaaataagaataaaaaaagtcATAGTGCAGGTATACatgcataaattatttttagtttataatgtaactcgcaatgtcctttgatgaatttgatgaagaaaaagagctcaaatcacttgataaaaaataaattatcgcacaaatttataagataaaaaaatgatatgtatgattttattatatttaaataaatataatttaattatttaaattatcataaaatatcttaaaaatatcataatttaattaattaattaatttttttatttttatttaagtttatgtttgttctagtttttgaatttggcagtgacaataagatattatatatttaatataatattaatgttatacataaattttaaatttaagtttattg
This genomic interval from Humulus lupulus chromosome 8, drHumLupu1.1, whole genome shotgun sequence contains the following:
- the LOC133795299 gene encoding uncharacterized protein LOC133795299; this translates as MEIDELVLVVARTSVYYHNNFLVKEPCRNSPHTGWKFMMEIMDGNGRRCHEMFRMEKHVFCKLCDRLRSYGLKSSEGVRLEESVGMFMMILGHGAGNRMIQEHFQHSGETDCIGAIDGTHVRVSLPVDKQIPYIGRKGCPTQNIMDVCGFDMLFTFVWAGWEGTSHDTRIFLEALRNTHLNFPKPPNGKYYLVDTGYSNMKGYLAPYKGTRYHLPQFQQGSQPSGSKEVFNHAHSSLCSVIERCFGVWKARWEILQRMPNYKFDKQVAIVTASMALHNFIRRETINDIEFASCDEANDDFVNDGDPNINLVRDETEM